In the genome of Vanacampus margaritifer isolate UIUO_Vmar chromosome 1, RoL_Vmar_1.0, whole genome shotgun sequence, one region contains:
- the kif1b gene encoding kinesin-like protein KIF1B isoform X6: MSGASVKVAVRVRPFNSRETSKDSKCIIQMQGNTTTILNPKAPKEPAKTFSFDYSYWSHTTPEDPCFAAQNQVYNDIGKEMLQHAFEGYNVCIFAYGQTGAGKSYTMMGKQEDGQEGIIPMLCEDLFEKINEDNNKEELSYSVEVSYMEIYCERVRDLLNPKNKGNLRVREHPLLGPYVEDLSKLAVTSYTDIADLMDAGNKARTVAATNMNETSSRSHAVFTIVFTQRKHDSETDLSTEKVSKISLVDLAGSERADSTGAKGTRLKEGANINKSLTTLGKVISALAEVDNSTSKSKKKKKSDFIPYRDSVLTWLLRENLGGNSRTAMVAALSPADINYDETLSTLRYADRAKNIKCNAVINEDPNNKLVRDLKDEVARLKELLRAQGLGDILDIDPLGDDCPGSGIKCDTTQSFKMPLLSCQTEVQSFRSKDLKDIHNNKNRYLIASENQRPGHFSTAPIGSLTVSPSSGSLCSQGALQSATSIQERIMSTPGGEEAIERLKESEKIIAELNETWEEKLRKTEAIRMEREALLAEMGVAIREDGGTLGVFSPKKTPHLVNLNEDPLMSECLLYYIKDGITRVGQADAERRQDIVLSGAHIKEEHCIFRSEKNAHGEVIVMLVPCEGSETYVNGKRVEDSIQLRSGNRIIMGKNHVFRFNHPEQARAEREKTPTAETPVEPVDWTFAQRELLEKQGIDMKQEMEKRLTEMEILYKKEKEEADQLLEQQRLVYESKLQELQKQVETRSLVAETPDEEELEEEEEEEVPWTQHEFNLAQWAFRKWRFHQFTSLRDQLWGNAVYLKEANAISVELKKKVQFQFVLLTDTLYSPLPPELSSPEPEKERNSRAFPRTVVAVEVQDLKNGATHYWSLEKLKQRLDQMREMYDRAGEMASTNQEDCGEGTLTGNDPFYDRFHWFKLVGSSPIFHGCVNEHLAERTPSPTFSTTDSEITELADERQSEMSDLMDDEAFVDDTSSDAGTEESSDIFSDGQDPFYDRSPWFILVGRAFVYLSNLLYPVPLVHRVAIVTEKGDVRGFLRVGVQAIAADEEAPDYGSGVRQSGTAKISFDDDYFKKNDFTSTVMTHSGLSLEELRIVEGQGQSSEVITPSEELNRINDMDLKLGNIPETKLACGDGLPGQLEIGSTFTFRVTVLQTTGVPPEYADIFCQFNFLHRHDEAFSTEPLKNSGKGTPLGFYHVQNISVEVTESFIEYIKTKPIVFEVFGHYQQHPLHLHGQDLISPPTQSRKYYPIPMPLSKPDHTRKIELLRYLMSGYVNGKVLDTLSEHANALASTAVASLEDEADQLSHFPFLSVLDDPVFIVPRHHVPATKLNTITKSNLGQCVSKYDLLVWFEISELEPTGEYIPAIVDHSGALPCHGTYLLHQGIQRRITVTLIHEKGSELHWKDVRELVVGRIRNKAEVDDGAADAVLSLNIISAKNIKSSHNSNRLSIDKDIDRTFYRFEAVWDSSLHNSLLLNRVTPYGEKIYMTLSAYLELDHCIQPAIITKDVCMVFYSRDAKISPPRSLRNLFGSGYSKTPDCNRVTGIYELSLCKMSDSGSPGMQRRRRKVLDTSVAYVRGEENLAGWRPRGDSLILEHQWELEKMEQLHEVEKTRHLLLLRDKLGESAPVGSGPTSKSLSELLSPCVSSGTLSTSTSISSQISSTTFESAITPSESSGYDSADIESLVDREKELATKCLRLLTHTFNSEYNQLVNSISDCKLSDISPMGRDMSVTSFSSATLTPSSTCPSLSDSRCGSVEQKTPENCSRASSPSCSEYDNFPMVPTLEASYLARAGKNEFLNLVPDIEEMRPGSVVSKKGFLSFMEPRSNSWVKHFVAVRRPYVFIYNSDKDPVERGVLNLSTAQVEYSEDQQAMLKTPNTFAVCTKHRGILLQANNEKDMNDWLYALNPLLAGTIRSKLARRRSGLIKN; this comes from the exons CTATTCTAAACCCCAAAGCCCCAAAAGAACCAGCAAAGACCTTCAGTTTTGATTACTCCTACTGGTCCCATACGACG CCGGAAGACCCCTGCTTTGCTGCACAGAACCAAGTATACAATGACATTGGCAAGGAAATGCTGCAGCACGCCTTTGAGGGCTACAATGTGTGCATTTTTGCATATGGCCAGACTGGAGCTGGCAAATCCTACACCATGATGGGCAAACAGGAGGATGGCCAGGAAGGAATCATTCCCATG CTTTGTGAAGATCTATTTGAGAAAATCAATGAGGATAACAACAAAGAGGAGCTCTCGTATTCTGTAGAG GTCAGTTACATGGAGATCTACTGCGAGCGGGTTCGAGATCTGCTCAATCCCAAGAATAAAGGGAATCTCCGGGTGAGGGAACATCCACTTTTGGGCCCCTACGTCGAGGACCTCTCCAAGCTTGCCGTTACTTCCTATACTGACATCGCTGACCTCATGGATGCGGGCAATAAGGCCAG AACTGTGGCTGCCACCAACATGAATGAGACCAGCAGCAGGTCCCATGCAGTTTTCACAATTGTCTTCACACAGCGAAAACATGACAGTGAGACGGACCTTTCCACTGAAAAA GTCAGTAAAATTAGTCTTGTGGACTTGGCAGGAAGTGAAAGAGCAGATTCCACTGGAGCTAAAGGCACCAGGCTCAAG GAGGGCGCAAACATCAACAAGTCCCTAACCACATTAGGAAAGGTCATATCTGCGCTGGCCGAAGTG GATAACTCTACCAGCAAG agcaagaagaagaagaagtcagaCTTCATCCCGTACAGAGACTCCGTTTTGACATGGCTCTTGAGGGAGAATCTTG GTGGAAACTCCAGAACTGCAATGGTTGCCGCCCTAAGTCCTGCTGATATCAATTATGATGAAACTCTGAGCACACTGCG CTACGCCGATCGAGCGAAGAACATCAAATGCAATGCTGTCATCAATGAGGATCCCAACAATAAGCTGGTGCGTGACCTTAAGGATGAAGTGGCTCGTCTGAAGGAACTGCTACGTGCACAAGGCCTGGGAGACATCCTGGACA TCGATCCTCTGGGGGATGATTGCCCAGGAAGTGGAATCAAAT GTGACACTACTCAAAGCTTTAAAATGCCACTGCTCAGTTGTCAAACTGAGGTTCAGAGCTTCAGATCAAAAG ACCTCAAAGACATTCACAACAATAAGAATAGATACTTGATAGCCTCAGAGAACCAACGCCCTGGCCATTTCTCCACAGCCCCTATCGGTTCCCTGACAGTCTCTCCATCCTCTGGCTCACTGTGCAGCCAGGGGGCCCTGCAGTCAGCCACCAGCATCCAGGAGCGCATCATGTCCACTCCTGGTGGAGAGGAAGCTATTGAAAGACTTAAG GAATCCGAAAAGATCATTGCAGAGCTCAATGAAACCTGGGAAGAGAAACTGCGAAAGACGGAGGCAATCCGCATGGAAAG GGAGGCATTACTTGCAGAAATGGGCGTAGCAATCCGCGAAGATGGAGGCACTTTGGGGGTGTTCTCCCCAAAAAAG ACTCCTCACTTGGTTAATCTGAACGAGGATCCTCTCATGTCTGAGTGTCTTCTCTACTACATCAAAGATGGAATTACAAG GGTGGGACAGGCTGATGCTGAAAGACGGCAGGATATCGTCTTAAGTGGTGCTCATATCAAGGAGGAGCACTGTATTTTCCGCAGTGAGAAGAATGCCCATGGAGAAG TTATCGTCATGCTTGTGCCCTGTGAGGGATCTGAGACTTATGTAAATGGAAAGCGTGTTGAAGACTCTATCCAGCTGCGTTCAG GAAACCGTATCATTATGGGAAAGAACCACGTGTTCCGCTTCAATCACCCAGAGCAAGCCAGGGCGGAAAGGGAGAAAACGCCAACGGCCGAAACCCCTGTGGAGCCAGTGGATTGGACCTTTGCTCAGAGAGAGCTGCTGGAGAAACAGGGCATTGACATGAAACAGGAGATGGAGAAAAG GCTCACTGAAATGGAAATCCTATACAAAAAAGAGAAGGAAGAAGCAGACCAACTTCTTGAGCAGCAGAGACTG GTATATGAGAGCAAGCTACAAGAACTTCAGAAACAGGTTGAAACTCGTTCTCTGGTTGCCGAAACGCCCGATGAGGAAGAgctagaggaggaggaggaagaggaag TGCCGTGGACTCAGCACGAGTTCAACCTGGCTCAGTGGGCCTTCAGAAAGTGGCGATTCCACCAATTCACATCGCTTCGCGACCAATTGTGGGGGAATGCCGTCTACCTGAAGGAGGCCAATGCCATCAGTGTGGAACTAAAGAAGAAA GTCCAGTTCCAGTTTGTCTTATTGACGGACACACTGTACTCACCCCTGCCCCCGGAGCTCTCATCACCAGAACCAGAAAAAGAACGTAACTCCAGGGCTTTCCCTCGTACGGTGGTGGCCGTTGAGGTCCAAGACCTGAAGAACGGAGCCACACACTACTGGTCCCTCGAGAAACTCAA GCAGCGTCTGGATCAGATGAGGGAGATGTATGACCGGGCAGGAGAAATGGCTTCCACGAACCAGGAGGACTGCGGGGAAGGCACTCTGACAGGAAATGACCCCTTCTACGACCGCTTCCATTGGTTTAAGCTTGTTGGGAG CTCCCCCATCTTCCACGGTTGCGTAAATGAGCATCTGGCTGAACGCACGCCCTCGCCCACTTTCTCCACCACCGACTCTGAAATCACCGAGTTGGCGGACGAGCGCCAGAGCGAGATGTCTGACTTGATGGACGACGAGGCGTTCGTCGACGACACCAGCTCAGACGCCGGCACGGAGGAGAGCTCGGATATCTTCAGCGATGGCCAGGACCCCTTCTATGACCGCTCCCCCTGGTTCATCCTGGTGGGAAG AGCTTTCGTGTACCTGAGCAACCTGCTTTACCCCGTACCACTGGTTCATCGTGTTGCCATAGTAACAGAGAAAGGAGACGTGCGAGGCTTCTTGCGCGTTGGGGTCCAGGCCATAGCTG CTGATGAGGAGGCCCCGGACTACGGGTCTGGAGTAAGGCAATCCGGGACTGCAAAGATATCCTTTGATGATGACTACTTCAAAAAA aATGATTTCACATCCACAGTTATGACCCACTCTGGTTTGTCCTTGGAAGAACTGCGCATTGTGGAGGGCCAGGGTCAGAGTTCAGAGGTCATCACCCCCTCGGAGGAGCTCAACAGAATCAATGACATGG ACCTCAAGCTGGGAAACATCCCAGAGACCAAGCTGGCTTGTGGCGACGGTCTACCAGGCCAGTTGGAGATAGGCAGCACCTTCACCTTCCGTGTGACCGTGCTTCAGACCACAGGGGTCCCACCAGAGTATGCTGATATCTTCTGTCAGTTCAA TTTCCTGCATCGTCATGATGAAGCTTTTTCCACCGAGCCCTTGAAGAACAGTGGCAAAGGCACTCCTCTgggtttttatcatgtccaaaAT ATTTCAGTTGAGGTGACAGAGTCCTTCATCGAGTACATCAAGACCAAGCCCATCGTGTTTGAAGTGTTTGGCCACTACCAGCAGCACCCGCTGCATCTTCATGGCCAGGACCTCATCAG TCCTCCAACACAATCCAGGAAATACTATCCTATTCCAATGCCACTGTCGAAACCTG ACCATACTCGTAAGATAGAGTTGCTCCGCTACCTGATGAGTGGCTATGTGAACGGCAAGGTGCTGGACACTCTGTCCGAGCACGCCAATGCCTTGGCCTCCACCGCTGTGGCCAGCCTGGAGGATGAAGCTGACCAGCTCTCGCACTTTCCCTTCCTCTCAGTCCTTGACGACCCGGTCTTTATTGTGCCCAGGCATCATG TCCCAGCCACCAAGTTGAACACAATCACCAAGTCCAACCTTGGCCAGTGTGTCAGCAAATACGACCTACTCGTCTGGTTTGAGATCAGCGAGCTGGAGCCCACAGGAGA GTACATTCCAGCTATAGTGGATCACAGTGGAGCGCTGCCTTGCCATGGCACGTACCTGCTGCACCAG GGAATCCAGCGTCGGATCACTGTGACTCTAATCCACGAAAAGGGTAGCGAGCTGCACTGGAAAGATGTTCGTGAGCTGGTTGTTG GTCGTATTAGGAACAAGGCTGAAGTGGACGATGGAGCAGCTGATGCGGTCTTGTCTCTTAACATTATCTCTGCCAAGAACATCAAATCTTCCCACAACTCTAACAG GCTGTCTATTGATAAGGATATTGATAG GACCTTCTACCGCTTCGAGGCAGTGTGGGACAGCTCCCTGCACAACTCCCTCCTGCTAAACAGAGTTACTCCTTATGGAGAGAAGATCTACATGACGCTGTCGGCATATCTAGAG CTTGACCATTGCATCCAGCCTGCTATTATCACTAAAGACGTCTGCATGGTCTTTTACTCTCGAGATGCAAAGATCTCACCTCCCCGTTCCCTCAGGAACCTCTTCGGGAGTGGCTATTCCAAAACCCCAGACTG CAACCGTGTTACAGGAATCTACGAGCTGAGTTTGTGCAAGATGTCCGATTCTGGAAGTCCAG GCATGCAACGCCGGAGGAGGAAGGTCTTGGACACATCAGTGGCGTATGTGCGTGGCGAGGAGAACCTGGCAGGTTGGAGGCCCAGAGGAGACAGTCTCATCCTGGAGCACCAATGGGAGCTGGAGAAAATGGAGCAGCTGCATGAG GTGGAGAAGACCCGCCACCTCCTCCTACTGAGAGACAAACTGGGAGAGTCTGCCCCCGTGGGATCGGGGCCAACCAGCAAGTCCTTAAGCGAGTTGCTGTCTCCGTGCGTGAGCTCGGGCACCTTGTCCACGTCCACCTCCATCTCCTCGCAGATCTCCAGCACCACCTTCGAAAGTGCCATCACGCCCAGTGAGAGCAGCGGCTACGACTCCGCTGACATCGAGAGCCTGGTTGACCGTGAGAAGGAGCTGGCCACTAAG TGCCTCCGCCTCCTGACTCATACATTCAACAGCGAATACAACCAATTGGTGAACAgcatcagcgactgcaaa CTGTCCGACATCTCTCCGATGGGACGTGACATGTCGGTGACCAGCTTCAGCAGCGCCACGCTCACCCCCTCCTCCACATGCCCGTCTCTGTCAGACTCCCGCTGTGGCTCTGTAGAACAGAA GACTCCGGAGAACTGTTCCCGTGCGTCCAGCCCATCCTGCTCAGAGTACGACAACTTCCCCATGGTTCCCACCCTGGAGGCATCTTACCTCGCACGTGCGGGGAAAAATGAATTCCTCAACTTGGTGCCTGATATTGAAGAAATGAGGCCAGG ATCTGTTGTGTCCAAGAAGGGTTTCCTAAGCTTCATGGAGCCACGCTCCAACTCGTGGGTGAAACACTTTGTGGCCGTGCGCCGGCCTTACGTCTTCATCTACAACAGCGACAAGGACCCGGTGGAGCGGGGGGTCCTTAACCTTTCCACAGCGCAAGTGGAATACAGTGAAGACCAGCAGGCCATGCTCAAG ACACCAAACACGTTTGCTGTGTGCACGAAGCACAGAGGAATCCTCCTGCAGGCCAACAATGAGAAAGACATGAACGACTGGCTGTACGCGTTGAACCCTCTGCTCGCGGGAACGATAAG GTCCAAGCTGGCGAGGAGGCGTAGCGGTCTCATCAAGAACTGA